Proteins encoded by one window of Salvia splendens isolate huo1 chromosome 5, SspV2, whole genome shotgun sequence:
- the LOC121803541 gene encoding putative B3 domain-containing protein Os03g0621600 has translation MAKSTDNSYMEGDVIPEYCSYMDEDDAPEFFTVLIIEEQSKMIFPRSFQTQYSVKLGPICTLEDKSSKKIWETKVKTLSDGRICLKHGWEQFHKDHNLRAGDFLTFHMISPNHFFVKMYDATGCAKEIQQQSGSFGQETDDASSSQPIASPSFKSAMTISN, from the exons ATGGCTAAATCAACAGACAACTCATACATGGAGGGGGATGTGATTCCAGAATACTGCTCTTACATGGATGAGGACGACGCTCCGGAGTTCTTCACAGTATTAATCATTGAAGAACAATCGAAGATG ATCTTTCCAAGAAGCTTCCAAACACAATATTCAGTTAAGCTCGGACCAATTTGCACACTTGAAGACAAATCCAGCAAAAAAATTTGGGAAACAAAAGTCAAAACACTTTCAGATGGAAGAATATGCTTGAAACATGGTTGGGAGCAATTCCACAAGGATCACAACTTGAGAGCTGGAGACTTCTTGACTTTCCATATGATTTCACCCAATCATTTCTTTGTGAAAATGTATGATGCTACGGGATGTGCTAAGGAAATCCAACAACAATCGG GTTCATTTGGCCAAGAAACCGACGACGCATCGTCTTCACAACCTATTGCTTCACCTTCTTTCAAATCAGCCATGACAATATCAAACTGA